The nucleotide window TGTTGAGAATGATAAGGCGAATGGTGTCTATGGATGTCATATTATGCTTTCTGCGTCGATCCTTTTAACCGCTAATGGCGGTATCTATTAACCGTTGGGTGCAGCATCTGCGCCAAATGTCGGTAATGAGTTGCGGTGAGGATTCCTGACCTTTCTCAAATTATGAAGCTATCTTACTTAAATCTGATATTTGCTCAAGCCGGGCGTTGATTTATGCGACCCAGTTAACTTTGCAAAAGTTTTTTGGTGGTTATCGCCAAGTTTTCCAATGTGCGCGCTGTTTGTTATGAATCCCAAATTGAATCGAAATCATCTTTTTTAACGGTTTCTTTAGGCTTGGTTGTCATGAGCTCACGATAAGTGAATTGGCTAAAAGAACCGGTAGCAAATAAACGGCGAGTAAGCTGGATACTATTTTGTTCACCCGTCGATTCATTATTTTTTCGTTGATAGATGCGTGCTTTGGCATATTCTCGAAACGAAACTGCATTGGTGATCAGGGTGGCCGGTTGGTTGATGGCTTTTAGTGCCGGAATCTCCAGTGCGCGCAAAAACTCTGAAGAATCACCGGTTTTGTGAATAATTGCCAAGCCGACAGGCGTAGCGTGCGCTGATAAAATTTGAATCCCCAATTGTGTTGCGCCCTTAGTCTGGTTTGCCCAGCGCACAACGCCGAGGCTCCAGCGATTGCGCGCAGGATCGCGCAGGCCCAGGAGTTCGCCAGCTTTCACTTGGTTGGGGATTTCGTTGCGCCATTCAATGCAGTAGCCGCCCGGGCTGCTATCAATCAGCGGTACGTGATAAACCGGGTGAGCATCTTTAAATGCGGTTTGCTCGCGCTTTTTAATTGCAAATTCAATGCTGTCTGTAGCAACAGTTTTGCCAGCAAGTGAGGTGCCTTTAATATCAAAGGCGCTGTCCCATGGATCTTCGGTTGTCTTGTTTTTTTCACCGTCTTTTAATTTCACACCGCGCTTTTGGAAAATAGAACCCAGGCTATCCATTGATTGAACGCCGCCCGTTGTTCTGTTTAAAAAGTGTGTGAAAATCGTCTCACCGGCAAGGTGGTAATGGATGTTTGTTAAACCTACAGCAACATCGAGCGCGCCCTGGCTTTGTTGTCGCTCAAAGTTACGTTGCGCGAGTAAATTCCATGCCTGAATTAAATGTAATGTTAAGGCAGAGGTTAAATGTAGCTCGTTGCGTAAGCCGGAACCTTCAGCTGATTCGCTGTTTGCAGATGTGTTTATTTCGGTTAGTTTTCTGCAAATTTGCGAGGTATTTAATTCCAACAACAGAGTGTCATCGTCGGCAGAAAAGCGTGAACGGTAAAGCGGAGGGCGGTTTGAATTAATCGCCACAGCAAATAAATTATCGTGATTGCCGGCTTGGCTATCTTGCAATTCTGCTAGCGCGCTCAAGTTGTTCAAGGCTTCAAATGTGGAGGCAATTTCTTCCTGTCGCAATTGATTCGGGCGCGAGCACGCAAGCAATAACGCACGCACATAGGCAAGTGTAATAGTGCGGCAATGTTGTAAATGCGCGTAATCATCTACAACCAGGTTTTCAGTAATGCCCAAATGCATGGCAATTTGATAAAGCGAATGCAGCTCTGTCCAAAGTTGGCCGGAAATAGGAACGTAGAGTTGGTAATACCTGAGCAGCAAGAGGCTTAAGCCAGTAATGGCTCTGTGAATGGCGAGCTCTAACAATTCAGTATTGGGCGTGGGTTGGTTGCACAAATCACGAATAGCAACAAGATAGCCGTTGATCATGTGTTTTTGCAGCGCTTGCGCAATGGTGGCGGTTTTAACGGCTGGGTCCGGCAGTATCAGAGGTTGATTGAGAAAGCTTTGAGTCAGGCCTTCAATCGACTGCAACGTAGGGCTACGCAAAATTTCTAAAATTTGGATACGGTTAGCCGGTGTTGTTTGATAACGACCTACATCGGGCAAGGCTTGATACAACAATCCACTGACAAACTGCACCTGAGTAAGCGGAAGTGATCTAACCCAGGCTTTTACACTGGTTTCCCTGCTGCCATCGCAAAAGCTTAACTGCGCCAAATCCTGCACGGGCACATTTAATTGCTCCAACAGCTGTTTGATGGGTTGCAGTTCTGTCATTGCCACTCAACGATCACTTAAATTAGCTACAAGGTTGTTATTACACTATAGCCCAATTATTTAGTTTGGCTTAGCTTTGTGATCTAAGATCTTGTGTTAATTATTGTTTTTTAGCTCACTGTCTAATAATGCCAGCCGTTCAGGCGTACCCACATCGCTCCACTTGCCCCGATAAATCTCTGCGCTGATTTGGCTTTGTGCAATTCCCGCGCGTAAAACTTCCCCCAGCGGAAACTTCACCCGTTTGTTTGGATAGTCCCTGATCAGGCGGGGATGAATCAGGCTAATGCCTGCAAAGGTGTATTTTTCAAGTTGCGGGTTATCTTCCAGCCTGCCACTTGGGTTAGGTGAAAAGTCCCCGGCAGGGTGGAACTCGGGATTGGGAACCAGCACCAGGTGGGCGAGCGTATCTGCATCCAAGTCGCGTGTGGCGAGGGTGCCTAAGGGATAATCCGTCCATACATCGCCATTAATCAGTAGGAAAGGCTCATCTCCTAACAAGTGCAGGGCATTGAGCAAAGCTCCTGCTGTCTCTAGTGGCTCAGGCTCTTCTGAATATTTAACGGACAAACCAAAACTTTCTCCCGAGCCAACAAAAGCGCGAATCTTTTCACCCAGATAAGCGAGGTTGATTATTACCTCGTTTACACCGGCGTTAGCCAAAGCTTCCAGATGATATTGCAGAAGCGGTTTCCCGCCTGCGGCAAGCATGGGTTTGGGTAAGTTATCTGTTAGCGGGCGCATACGTTGGCCAAGCCCTGCGGCCAAAATCATGGCTTTAGGGGTCATTAGTTGTCACCCGCGTGGCTGTAGCCGCTGTACCAAGATTGCTGTTCTGCCAAAGGGAGTAAGTTGGCGCTAAACCAATCTGCAAAAGGCTCAAGTTCTGGATAGCTATTAGCGATATCGAGGGTGTAGCGAATCACCAAGGGCAAATCCTTGAGGTAATGGGGCTTGTTATCGCGCAGGTTGAGGCGGGCGAAAATCCCCAAGACTTTGATATGACGTTGCAGTCCTAACCAATCAAACCAACGCAAATATTGGGCTTCATCAATAGAATCGTCCAACAGCTGCGCGTTGATAGCTGCCTCTCGATACTCCAGGGCAAGTCCTTTCACAAGCGCGGCAGGCCAGCTGATATAACAATCGCGCAGTAGCGATACCAAGTCGTAAGTGCAACCGCCCCAAAGCGCGCCCTGGAAATCTATAACGCCAAGGGTGCCGTCAGCGCGAATGATTAAGTTCCGTGAATGGAAATCGCGATGTACCAGAGTTTGCGGTTGCTCCAAAGCCGCGTTTTCAAGCCTTGAAAAGAGGCTGTTTAATAACTCCAGCTCAGCCGGATTGAGTTGATAGCCAAGAAGCTTTTCCACGAACCACTCGCTAAAAATTTCCAGCTCCCGTCGCAAAAGCGCCCGGTCATAGCGGGGTATAAGCGTGGTTTGATCAGGACAAGCTTGCAAACTCAACAAGCTTTTAAAGGTTTGGCGATAAAGTTGTGCTGCGGTGCCGGGCGTAAGTTGGCGATGCAAAAGTTCATCACCAAAATCTTCCACTAAAAGAAAGCCTTGGGCATCGTCGGCTGCCAGAATCTTGGGGGTGTGAACCTTGTGCTCGCTCAGGTAGCGTGCCAAGGCTACAAACTGGCGGCTATCTTCGGTTTGCGGAGGAGCATCAACCGCCAGCCATTGTGATGGTGTTTGAAAACGAAAGTAGCGGCGAAAGCCTGCATCGCTGGCAATGGATTTAAGCTGGATTGATTCAGGTGCGCATTTGAGTGCTTGTGCTACCCACAAGCTCAATTGTTGTTCGCGCTCTTGGGGCGTAGGGGCCGTGGGCATGGTAGCTCCGCTTGTAATAGGGATAATATTTTCTGTTGGGCGGATTCTACTCCAGCTACAAGCTTGGCGGCTAAACCTGATGTTAAAAACTATTGCGGATTGTTTTGGGCATAATCAGGGTGAATTCATTCCATGCCACGCTTGATTGCAGTAGAATCGCGGCAATTTTTTGTGTGATCTTCAGCATCTAGGGTGCTGCGATACTAAATTAGATCCTCTCCCACGAGACAGTGTTTGATGGCTTTAGCCCCAGGATTTCCCTTAAAGCAGATGGTAATAGGTTTGCGCGCTGCAGGTTTTGCAGTAGCCGTACCTGTTTTTCTATGCGCAACTCCTGTGTTTGCCGCTGATTCTGCCAGTGCTCGCCTAACCAAAGAGTTTGAAGATAGCCGCCATTTAGATTGGGTGCCGGTTGAAAAACTCACCGAGGCTCAAAAACAAACTCTACCCAATGAATGCTGCAAAGGTGCCTATGTGGCCCCCGAGCGAACAGATACTGAAGCTAATCTGCAGCCGGAAGACGCCCCCGTGCGTGCGCACTCCGATGAAGAAATTAGCGAGCGCCAAACCCGCCTTGAGTTTCGTGGAAATGTTTCTATCACCCAGGGTAATCGCTCCATTACCACGGACAGTGCGTCTTACGACAAAGAAAGCAAACAGGCGAAGTTAACCGGCAGTATCCAGGTGCGCGATCCAGAAGTTATGGTCCGTGCAGACGTGGCCGAGGTTAATCTTGATTCTGGCGATGCGCATTTTGACAATGCCCGATTCGTACTTTACGAAACACGTGTTCACGGTGTGGCCCAGCATTTGCGGCGTTTTGGCGATAACGTCATCAACCTTGAGCAAAGCATGATCAGCAGCTGTGAGCCGGGCGATAACGCCTGGTCGATTCGCGGCTCTGAAATCTCACTGCATCCGGATGAACATTACGGCACTGCCGAAAACATGCGCTTGAATATCAAAAATATTCCCGTGCTTTATGTTCCCTATATTCGTTTTCCGGTTGGTGAGGAGCGCCTCACCGGGTTCCTCACACCTACGCCGGGTTACAGCAGCCGCAATGGCTTTGAGCTTTCGGTTCCGTTTTATTGGAACATAGCGCCAAGCACAGACGCGACCCTCACTGCGCACTACATGTCCAGCCGGGGTTACATGCTGGAACCTGAACTGCGCAATTTGACGTCTTATTTTGAAACCAAGCTGAGCGGTAGTTTCATTAATAACGACCACGGTGGCTACAGCAGTTTTGCGGAAAGCCAGATTGCTGCTGGGGTTCCAGAAGAAGTTGCGTACCCGTATCGTGGTCATGACCGCTGGTTTGCCAAACTTGAACAGGATGGCGGTAAAGGGCGCGATTGGTCTACAACGATTAACTATTCGGACTTGAGCGATAAAGATTATCTACGTGATATGTACAGCGGTTCAGTTGAATCAAATCGCCAGGCTTACATTCGCCAAATGGTGTCGGCGGATTATCGTTCCGAGCATTGGTTTAGTGGAATAAAAGTGGATGAATACCGTCTCTTGACCACTACGCAATTGCCTTACCGTGAATTGCCACGGATTCATGTGGACGGCAATTATCAAATTAATGACTGGGTGCTACAGCTTAATAATGAGTACGTGAATTTCGTGCAAAACCGTTATTTCGCCAGCTCATTTGATAAGCGGGAAACCTATGAAAATGCCCTCGCAAACACAATTTACGGTGACCGTATCAATACGGACTACAGTCTCACTTGGGATAAATCTTATTCCTGGGGGTTCGTAAAACCGAGGATTGGTGTTAAAGGTTTGGCCTACAAATTAGACGATAGAAGTTTAGTGGCAGGTACAGATGACTCGCCGAGCTTTGTTACGCCCCAGGCAAGTGTTGATGCCGGGCTTTATTTTGAGCGCGATGCCAATGTCTTTGGCGGAAACTATTTGCAAACGCTGGAGCCGCGCGCTTTTTATTTTTACAGCGCTTACCAAAATCAGGATTCGCTTTACAAACTTACGCCCAATAATAGTTTCGTAAATTTTGATTTGGGCGATTTAACCTTCAACTACAACCAACTATTCCGTACCACGCGTTTTGCGGGTGGTGATCGTTTGGATGACGCCAATCAGTTATCGCTGGCTGTTTCTACGGCTTTCTCGTCGCAAGATACGGGCGCCGAGCGGTTGCGTATGAGCATCGGCCAGATTTTTTACGGCCGTGATCGCAAGATCATGATTTACGATAAAGACACAGCTACACCCTCCGTGCTGGAAGAAAACCGTCGCGGCACATCCAATTGGGCTGCGCAGGTAAGTGGCCAAGTGAGTTCGCGTTTCCATGTGAGTGGGGACGCTGCCTACGATCAGCGCAACAACAAGCTGGATAGCGCCAACGTGGGTCTCCACTATATGGATGACTCTTACCGCATTGCCAACATTACTTACCGCTATACCTTGAAGCCGGTACTTTCCAGTCCATCACAACCCGTACCTGTGGTTGTGCAGTCTATTAATCAATTGGATACGTCGATAATTCTGCCGATTAACAGTCGTTGGAGTATTATCGCGCGAAATAACCACGATTTTACCCATGGCGTGGAACTAGATACTTACGCCGGGCTCGAATACAACGATTGCTGCTACC belongs to Cellvibrio zantedeschiae and includes:
- the murU gene encoding N-acetylmuramate alpha-1-phosphate uridylyltransferase MurU: MTPKAMILAAGLGQRMRPLTDNLPKPMLAAGGKPLLQYHLEALANAGVNEVIINLAYLGEKIRAFVGSGESFGLSVKYSEEPEPLETAGALLNALHLLGDEPFLLINGDVWTDYPLGTLATRDLDADTLAHLVLVPNPEFHPAGDFSPNPSGRLEDNPQLEKYTFAGISLIHPRLIRDYPNKRVKFPLGEVLRAGIAQSQISAEIYRGKWSDVGTPERLALLDSELKNNN
- a CDS encoding aminoglycoside phosphotransferase family protein → MPTAPTPQEREQQLSLWVAQALKCAPESIQLKSIASDAGFRRYFRFQTPSQWLAVDAPPQTEDSRQFVALARYLSEHKVHTPKILAADDAQGFLLVEDFGDELLHRQLTPGTAAQLYRQTFKSLLSLQACPDQTTLIPRYDRALLRRELEIFSEWFVEKLLGYQLNPAELELLNSLFSRLENAALEQPQTLVHRDFHSRNLIIRADGTLGVIDFQGALWGGCTYDLVSLLRDCYISWPAALVKGLALEYREAAINAQLLDDSIDEAQYLRWFDWLGLQRHIKVLGIFARLNLRDNKPHYLKDLPLVIRYTLDIANSYPELEPFADWFSANLLPLAEQQSWYSGYSHAGDN
- a CDS encoding LPS-assembly protein LptD, with translation MALAPGFPLKQMVIGLRAAGFAVAVPVFLCATPVFAADSASARLTKEFEDSRHLDWVPVEKLTEAQKQTLPNECCKGAYVAPERTDTEANLQPEDAPVRAHSDEEISERQTRLEFRGNVSITQGNRSITTDSASYDKESKQAKLTGSIQVRDPEVMVRADVAEVNLDSGDAHFDNARFVLYETRVHGVAQHLRRFGDNVINLEQSMISSCEPGDNAWSIRGSEISLHPDEHYGTAENMRLNIKNIPVLYVPYIRFPVGEERLTGFLTPTPGYSSRNGFELSVPFYWNIAPSTDATLTAHYMSSRGYMLEPELRNLTSYFETKLSGSFINNDHGGYSSFAESQIAAGVPEEVAYPYRGHDRWFAKLEQDGGKGRDWSTTINYSDLSDKDYLRDMYSGSVESNRQAYIRQMVSADYRSEHWFSGIKVDEYRLLTTTQLPYRELPRIHVDGNYQINDWVLQLNNEYVNFVQNRYFASSFDKRETYENALANTIYGDRINTDYSLTWDKSYSWGFVKPRIGVKGLAYKLDDRSLVAGTDDSPSFVTPQASVDAGLYFERDANVFGGNYLQTLEPRAFYFYSAYQNQDSLYKLTPNNSFVNFDLGDLTFNYNQLFRTTRFAGGDRLDDANQLSLAVSTAFSSQDTGAERLRMSIGQIFYGRDRKIMIYDKDTATPSVLEENRRGTSNWAAQVSGQVSSRFHVSGDAAYDQRNNKLDSANVGLHYMDDSYRIANITYRYTLKPVLSSPSQPVPVVVQSINQLDTSIILPINSRWSIIARNNHDFTHGVELDTYAGLEYNDCCYRVRVLGRRWLRVDYTTPDFLANLTNKDFEPGIMVELELKGLGSMDRQISNLLERTVKGFKDREKNLR